The Alistipes sp. ZOR0009 genomic interval CTCATATCTCCATAATTCTTTTTCTTCTACTTAATCTTGTCTACCTTTTTCAGCTCAACCTCCAGCTGATCTACCAGCTTTTGCAAACGGTTGGTTACAGCAAGGTACGACTCCTCTTTGGTCATATCAATCCCTGCATTTCTTAGAAGGTTGATTGGGTAGTCGTTACCACCGCTCTTTAGCAGGTTAAGGTAGCGCTCCTTAGCGGCATCTGCCTCCTTCTTATTCTTTGCATTTACAATGTTACCATAAAGTGCATTCGAAGCGGTAAACGAAACGGCATAGTTGTAAACGTAGAAGTTGTAGTTAAAGAAGTGGAATACGCGAGGCCAAGAGTACTTAAGGTTTTCGGGTTGCTCCACGCCTAAACCGTTGTACTTAGCGTCGATATCTCCGTAAACCTTAGCAATAACATCGGCATTTACAGGTTTATTGTTTTCTACCATGTTATGCATGGTGTACTCGAACTCTGCAAATTGTACCTGACGGTAGAAGGTACCTGCAACATTATCGATAGCTTGTACTAGCAGGGCAATCTTCTCGTTAGGATCTTTAGATTGAGCTAGCATGTAGTCTAACAGCACGCACTCGTTAAAGGTTGAAGCAACTTCGGCTACCATCGAATTTGCGCCACTATTGTTGTAGGATTGATACTTTTGGGCAAGAATACCATGAACCGAGTGTCCCAACTCGTGCGCCAAAGTAAATACGTTATCGCGAGTTTCATTCCAGTTCATTAGCACGTAAGGATGCACCCCATAAAGAGAAAGGTTGTAGGCACCGGTTTGCTTTCCTGGCTTCTCAAAAACATCAATCTTACCACCGGTAAGCATGCTGTTAAAGTTTTCGTTATACTCCTTGCCCATCATACCAAGCGCCGAGGTTACAATCTTAACAGCTTCCTCCCACTTGTAGCTACGGCTAAAGTTGGTAAGCTCTGCCGAAGCATCAGAATGGTAGTACTTAGCTAGCCCCAAAGCACGCTTACGTAAATCCCAGTATTTTTGAAGGGGAGCAACGTTAGTTTGGGCAACCTTTAGAAGGGTAAAGTACACATCCGTCGGAATATTATTGCCCGAAAGCGTAGCATCGAGGCAGCTTTTGTATCCTTCGAGCCTTGCGCTAGCAGCACGAGACTGTAGCATACCTAGGTAGATATCGGCAAAGGTGTTACGATGCTTAAAGTAGTAGTCGCGGTTAGCGTTTGCTACCTTAAGACGATCTTCCTGGTTAGGTGATGTAGCATATATGCGAGAAGCTACGGCAGGAGAAGCGGTTACCTCTTCGCCTGTTGAGAGCTTAACCTTTGGGAATTCAATATCGGCAACCGAAAGCGAATTGTAGATTTTAGAGGTTGCACTTAAAGCACGGCTATACTCGTTAAGGATATTTTGAGTCTTTTCGTCGAGAATATGAGACAGCTCGCGGTAAAAGTCCTCCATATCGTGCTTATAGGGAGCCAACTCAGGATTTTCGGCAATCCATTTCATTGCAGTTTCCTGTGGAAGAGTCGCCAATTCGGGCGAATACCATGAGCGATTCTTGCTCATCTCCACAAAAATGTTTTGTAGCTCCTGCAGCTTGGCATTATACATCGAGTTCTTTCCATCAACATCCTTCTGCAAGCGGGCAAACGAGCTAAGCTTAGATCCCATCTGTCCGGCCTTTTCCGAAAGCTTAATGTACTCAATTAGCGCCTTTGGATCTTTAGAGATCTTTCCCTTATACTCTATAAACTTAGGAGTAAGCGCGCTAAAGTCTTTTAGCTCCTTTTGCCAAGCATCCCAGCTGGGATAGATATGGGTGAAGTCCCAGTTGTAGGCAGGATCCTTTACTTCCATCTTTTCGGTATTTTGGCTAAAGCCCGAGCTGCATACTGCAGCTAAAGCAAAAGCGGTAAGTAACAATTTACGCATAAATGCCATGTTTTAGGTTATGGCTTCAAATATAGATATATTAACCCAACCCGATTTTAAGGAGAGAAAGGAAATGGAAGAAAAAAACATAAATGGTGAAAGATAAAATACGAGTCGTATAATGCACAACATAATAAGGTTGGATATACAGAACCTTGCCATAAATACTGAATCCTTAAAAATACATCGCTATCAAAACGCAAACTAAAAAGTACAATAAAACTTTTTTTGTAGGTTTACCATATCTAATAAAAAAACCATACTTAATTCCTTCGTTCGATGCAACCTACCAATTTAAGGCTGCAAAGTTCTGAATAAAAAGCTCCCATTACCTATGAATAAAATTGTGATAAAGGTACTACTACTCCTTACTTTGCTGCTACCTAACTTAGCATCGTGGTCGCAGGTCACCAAAAAGCTTGACAAAGCTCAAATGAAAAGTGACATTGATCACTTCTTTCGCTCTCTCCACCAACATCATCCCAACCCCTACTATTTCTGCTCTAAAGATTCGGTAGAACGAGAAAGAAATCTACTGGTAAATAGCTTACCCGATTCGCTATCTACCTCAGAATTTGCCAAACGGATTACCACACTCAACCATTTGTTTGATGCACATACCAATATTTCCCTAGACTTCATCTGGCAGGATACTTCACAAGTATACATTCCCCCCATTTTCGAAATTGACAACAACTATAACCTATACGTCAAAGAGAAGTATACCAGCGTAAGAAGCAAAGTCATGAGTATAAATGGGCAAAAGACGACCTCCGTCATGGCTCAATTCAAGAAATATATGTCTAACGAACAGATAAGATCTAACATACGTGGTAATATTCTTCTTTTTACGTATTGCCTGCCTATACTCGGGATAAACCATCCCTATACCATAGAATTGGAACATAATGGTACACTAGAGGTCATAAACATTTCAAATAACAAAGTGTATACTAACTCTGCATCTAACTACAACCTAGATTGTTCATCTCTTTACAAAAAGAGTCAAGACACAAATGCAGTGCAACCATCAAACTTTCAGATTAACACAGATCGTTCTTTAGCCATTTTATACTACACAAGTTGTGACATTGATCAGGACAGTTCTATACAACAACAGGTAAAAACCTTTTTTCAAAAAATTGATTCTCTAAAAATCAAAAACCTAATAATCGATATTAGGAATAACACAGGCGGCAATACTGCAAGTAATGACTATATAACTAAATACATAAAACATAAAGCATTTACGATTAAACAATCGGTAGAAGAGCGCATTACCAATGATTACAAGCAAGCGGCTTCTTCTAAGGTAAAAGATTACAGACAAAAAAGCTTACTTCACAAAATATTCTACAGGCTTACAATGCCATCTCATATTGTAAAGATATATGCTGGTAATGTTGGAGATCTGTACAAGGCAACCTACAAAGAAAAGGTAGCGGCTCGCACCTCTGGATATTCAGGAAATATTTTCATTGCTCAAGGATATAACACCTTCTCTTCGGCACTTGACTTTGCCTTATGGTTCAAAGTTTCTAAACGAGGTATTATTGTGGGAGATGAAACCGGTGAAGCAACAGATTGCTTCAGCAACATAAAATTTGACTATCTACCACACAGCAATCTGGCATACATGGTTGCACTTGGCAGATACAAATTTCCTTCAGGAAATATTGCCACAGGACTAAAACCTGACAGATACATAAAAATAGATGCTAGCGAGAGTTTTCTTAATGAGGAAGAAATCAATCAAATAATCCTCTTTAAATAAGGAACAACCACTACGTTGTACAATATAAAATAGCCGCATGATTACAATCATGCGGCTATATCTTATATGCTATTTATCAATTATATTCTAAGTAATCACACCTTACCCAAACTAGTAGTTCTCCTCTAGCTGCCCGTTTTCGTAAAGGATAATTAGCCGATTCAAAACCCGATCTTCTCCCTCCGCATCGAAGGTAGACTTTAGGTTTGAGCCAAAAAACCTGGCCAACGATTGCCAAAAGAATGCAGAAAAAGATCCCCGCAACTCCTTTACAATACTATAGGAGGTACGTCCCGTTTCCCTGTCGATAAGCTTTAGCAGCAGCTTACCCTGCGATATGGTTAGCTTCTTAAGCGGCTCCTCAAACTGAGCCCTAAGCTGCTTTTCGGCATTCTTTATGTAGATTTCGCGATCGCGCTTATTCTTAATCTGGGCCACCTCGCCCTCCATCTTAATTAGCATATCGCGCGCCAGAATGGCATAGGGATAAACCCGCTTAATGTTATAAATCATCCGACGATACTTTGCCTCATCCCTTGGCCTCTTAAACTTCTCCCAAGGAAAAACGTACACCTCCTTAATGGCGTAGTTTTCCATTGTTTCGCCATCTACCACCACCTTATTGGGTATGGTAAACGGATCTTGTGCAGCAGCAACCTTTGCTCCAAATACTCCTAAAAGGAGAATCAATATGTTAAGCCATTTTCGCATCATCGAGGTATGCTCTAAAACAAAGTGCCAAAGTAAACGGATTCTTTGCTATTTAGTTTTAGGGACGTTGTAAAATTAGCATTTGTTCAGTAATTTGTGCGAACTATAGCAATTGTTTCGATGTTTAAGCCAAAAACTTACTATGGATCAAAATAAGCGTAAGTATACCAATGGGGAGATTACCGTTTATTGGCGACCTAACCTTTGCGTGCATGCCTCCATCTGCTTTACCGATCTTCTTTCGGTATTTAACCCCAGAAAACGCCCTTGGGTAGATATGTCGGGCGCACCAACCCCTGCAATTATCGACATTGTAAACAGATGTCCTACCAATGCGCTAACCTTTAGCTGGAATGATAAGGAAAAGAACGATCTTGAAACGTCAGAAAAGGGGGAAAAAGATTTTGAAAGCCTTAACGAGGAGTTTGCCGGAATTTCGGAGCTGAAACCCGTTAAAGCCAACATCATGAAGAATGGACCGCTACTGGTTTCTGGTTCGTTTAAGATTATTGGCCCCGATGGAAAGGAGATGAGACGAATGCAAATGGCCTCATTTTGCCGATGCGGGAAAAGCGGAAGCTTACCCTTCTGCGATGGCTCTCACTTTAAGCATGGGTTTAACGACTAAATACAACTAGCATGGAAGAAGAACGCGACGAAAGCGTATTGGCTACCGTTACCATAAACGGAAGAGGCCCCATTCGCTTAGAAGGCAAATTTGAGCTGACAGATACTAATGGCGTAAAAGTTTTTATTGAAGATCAAACCATTAAAATATGTGGTTGCGGACGA includes:
- the pepF gene encoding oligoendopeptidase F, yielding MRKLLLTAFALAAVCSSGFSQNTEKMEVKDPAYNWDFTHIYPSWDAWQKELKDFSALTPKFIEYKGKISKDPKALIEYIKLSEKAGQMGSKLSSFARLQKDVDGKNSMYNAKLQELQNIFVEMSKNRSWYSPELATLPQETAMKWIAENPELAPYKHDMEDFYRELSHILDEKTQNILNEYSRALSATSKIYNSLSVADIEFPKVKLSTGEEVTASPAVASRIYATSPNQEDRLKVANANRDYYFKHRNTFADIYLGMLQSRAASARLEGYKSCLDATLSGNNIPTDVYFTLLKVAQTNVAPLQKYWDLRKRALGLAKYYHSDASAELTNFSRSYKWEEAVKIVTSALGMMGKEYNENFNSMLTGGKIDVFEKPGKQTGAYNLSLYGVHPYVLMNWNETRDNVFTLAHELGHSVHGILAQKYQSYNNSGANSMVAEVASTFNECVLLDYMLAQSKDPNEKIALLVQAIDNVAGTFYRQVQFAEFEYTMHNMVENNKPVNADVIAKVYGDIDAKYNGLGVEQPENLKYSWPRVFHFFNYNFYVYNYAVSFTASNALYGNIVNAKNKKEADAAKERYLNLLKSGGNDYPINLLRNAGIDMTKEESYLAVTNRLQKLVDQLEVELKKVDKIK
- a CDS encoding S41 family peptidase, yielding MNKIVIKVLLLLTLLLPNLASWSQVTKKLDKAQMKSDIDHFFRSLHQHHPNPYYFCSKDSVERERNLLVNSLPDSLSTSEFAKRITTLNHLFDAHTNISLDFIWQDTSQVYIPPIFEIDNNYNLYVKEKYTSVRSKVMSINGQKTTSVMAQFKKYMSNEQIRSNIRGNILLFTYCLPILGINHPYTIELEHNGTLEVINISNNKVYTNSASNYNLDCSSLYKKSQDTNAVQPSNFQINTDRSLAILYYTSCDIDQDSSIQQQVKTFFQKIDSLKIKNLIIDIRNNTGGNTASNDYITKYIKHKAFTIKQSVEERITNDYKQAASSKVKDYRQKSLLHKIFYRLTMPSHIVKIYAGNVGDLYKATYKEKVAARTSGYSGNIFIAQGYNTFSSALDFALWFKVSKRGIIVGDETGEATDCFSNIKFDYLPHSNLAYMVALGRYKFPSGNIATGLKPDRYIKIDASESFLNEEEINQIILFK
- a CDS encoding DUF4294 domain-containing protein: MMRKWLNILILLLGVFGAKVAAAQDPFTIPNKVVVDGETMENYAIKEVYVFPWEKFKRPRDEAKYRRMIYNIKRVYPYAILARDMLIKMEGEVAQIKNKRDREIYIKNAEKQLRAQFEEPLKKLTISQGKLLLKLIDRETGRTSYSIVKELRGSFSAFFWQSLARFFGSNLKSTFDAEGEDRVLNRLIILYENGQLEENY
- a CDS encoding (4Fe-4S)-binding protein; the encoded protein is MDQNKRKYTNGEITVYWRPNLCVHASICFTDLLSVFNPRKRPWVDMSGAPTPAIIDIVNRCPTNALTFSWNDKEKNDLETSEKGEKDFESLNEEFAGISELKPVKANIMKNGPLLVSGSFKIIGPDGKEMRRMQMASFCRCGKSGSLPFCDGSHFKHGFND
- a CDS encoding CDGSH iron-sulfur domain-containing protein; protein product: MEEERDESVLATVTINGRGPIRLEGKFELTDTNGVKVFIEDQTIKICGCGRSATMPICDGAHKR